In Nitrobacteraceae bacterium AZCC 1564, the following proteins share a genomic window:
- a CDS encoding hypothetical protein (product_source=Hypo-rule applied) encodes MCSVEAYRGFKSDCPQEREVSSVTIILHCSVPAAVASAMEHGGLAPRRGRNRSRSIDTHSSQLGSVYGEFPVLPTSVKSHFESYFAIFAH; translated from the coding sequence ATGTGCTCGGTCGAGGCGTATCGCGGGTTCAAGAGTGATTGCCCGCAGGAGAGGGAAGTTAGTTCGGTGACGATTATTCTGCACTGCTCCGTGCCTGCAGCCGTCGCGAGCGCGATGGAGCACGGTGGATTGGCACCTCGACGAGGCCGCAACCGATCGCGTTCGATCGATACACATTCTTCGCAACTTGGGAGCGTATACGGCGAATTTCCGGTGCTACCTACATCGGTAAAATCACATTTTGAAAGTTATTTCGCCATCTTCGCTCATTAA
- a CDS encoding glycosyltransferase involved in cell wall biosynthesis (product_source=COG0438; cath_funfam=3.40.50.2000; cog=COG0438; pfam=PF00534; superfamily=53756), protein MKILMVNKFFFHKGGAEAVMFQERDYLLHSGEEVVDFSMQDERNCDSPYESHFVSRKDYERKSFSKIGLALSLIHSREAVSKISVLVDKMRPDLMHCHNVYHQITPSIISVVKSRGIPVVLTLHDFKPMCPVYLRLRAERPCSLCLDGDFRQVLMNRCAGGAIGASALLYIEAAIQRWLGSYEKVDRFLAPSKFMRESALHRFRSDQVVLLYNGVDTDEIEVSTRDDGYVLYLGRLSREKGVETLLRAHEAAGTWDLVVAGTGPLARGLQTRYRSARFVGQLSGQALKETIGDASAIVVPSEWYENCPMSVLEAMAYGKPVVASRIGGIPELVVDGETGVLFEPGDADELRSHISRLMDDPSLRARMGAAGRLRAEKQFSIDKHNASLLETYRSLVNA, encoded by the coding sequence ATGAAAATATTGATGGTCAATAAATTCTTCTTCCACAAAGGCGGTGCGGAAGCTGTCATGTTTCAAGAGCGCGACTACTTATTGCATTCGGGAGAGGAGGTGGTCGATTTCTCCATGCAAGACGAACGGAATTGTGATTCACCTTACGAATCCCATTTCGTATCCCGCAAGGACTACGAACGCAAAAGCTTCTCAAAAATAGGCCTCGCACTTTCGCTGATTCATTCCCGAGAAGCGGTAAGTAAGATCTCTGTTTTGGTCGACAAAATGCGCCCCGACCTCATGCACTGCCATAATGTCTATCATCAGATAACGCCGTCGATCATCAGTGTTGTCAAATCGCGCGGAATTCCAGTGGTGTTGACACTGCACGACTTCAAGCCGATGTGCCCGGTATACTTGCGTCTGCGGGCGGAGCGCCCTTGCTCGTTGTGCTTGGACGGAGATTTCCGTCAGGTTTTAATGAACCGTTGTGCCGGGGGCGCCATAGGGGCAAGCGCTCTACTCTACATAGAAGCCGCAATTCAGCGGTGGCTTGGTAGCTATGAAAAAGTGGATCGATTTCTAGCGCCGAGCAAGTTTATGCGTGAATCCGCTTTGCATCGCTTCCGATCGGACCAGGTCGTATTGCTCTACAATGGCGTGGATACCGACGAAATCGAGGTGAGCACGCGGGACGACGGATACGTTCTCTATCTAGGGCGACTTTCCAGAGAGAAGGGCGTGGAGACTCTATTGCGGGCCCATGAAGCTGCGGGGACGTGGGACCTGGTTGTTGCCGGGACCGGGCCTTTGGCGCGCGGCTTGCAGACGCGATATCGCAGCGCCCGATTTGTTGGGCAGTTGTCAGGGCAAGCGCTGAAGGAGACGATCGGTGATGCCTCCGCGATCGTGGTGCCATCAGAGTGGTACGAGAATTGTCCAATGTCGGTGCTGGAAGCGATGGCATACGGCAAACCCGTTGTGGCGAGCCGGATAGGCGGTATTCCGGAGCTGGTTGTTGACGGTGAGACGGGAGTCTTGTTCGAGCCAGGCGATGCCGATGAACTCCGAAGCCACATCAGCCGCCTGATGGATGACCCCTCGCTCCGTGCGCGCATGGGCGCTGCAGGGCGGCTCAGAGCAGAGAAGCAGTTTTCCATCGACAAGCACAACGCCAGCTTGCTGGAAACCTACCGGTCGCTAGTAAATGCCTGA
- a CDS encoding SAM-dependent methyltransferase (product_source=COG0500; cath_funfam=3.40.50.150; cog=COG0500; pfam=PF13489; superfamily=53335) — translation MTIITFRKLARNGLFWARLSLGDRSNTSGSTHKEHRFDTRQSIEYIKTLYNSYMDNGRMTEEELRGKRFLEIGPGDSFGVALLFLAKGVNQVVAVDRFYTPRNGEQEQAIYVALRNELTDKERRRFDEAVSLESKPIFNPEKLTYLYDLPIENAANKLNVGSFDFVVSMAVLEHVYDLSLAFDSMDKLLNEKGRMLHGVDLSDHAIFSKHGYNPLTLLTVPDWLYHLMSSYTGDPNREDVSRYRAKLSSLGYETRVLTAKVVGSNAEIVPHVERIENRVHYGDEQLAIVSSIRPKLLERYRHLSDEDLLQSAIFIDARKAGTKKAQRRFQA, via the coding sequence ATGACGATAATTACCTTCCGCAAATTGGCAAGGAATGGTCTGTTTTGGGCGCGCCTCAGTTTAGGGGATAGGAGCAACACATCGGGCAGCACTCATAAAGAGCATCGTTTCGACACTCGCCAGAGCATTGAGTATATCAAAACACTATATAATTCTTATATGGACAACGGAAGAATGACCGAGGAAGAGTTGCGAGGGAAACGCTTTCTCGAAATCGGTCCGGGCGACAGCTTCGGGGTGGCCTTGTTGTTTCTGGCCAAGGGAGTAAATCAGGTCGTCGCTGTAGATCGATTTTATACGCCCCGAAACGGTGAGCAAGAGCAAGCGATATACGTCGCTCTTCGAAATGAGCTCACCGATAAAGAAAGACGACGCTTCGACGAAGCTGTTTCTCTCGAGAGTAAACCGATTTTCAATCCAGAAAAACTCACATATCTCTATGACTTACCAATAGAGAATGCGGCAAATAAGCTTAATGTTGGATCCTTTGATTTTGTAGTTTCAATGGCTGTGTTGGAGCATGTGTATGACTTGAGCTTAGCCTTCGATTCGATGGACAAATTATTGAATGAAAAAGGCAGGATGTTGCATGGGGTCGATCTCTCTGATCACGCGATATTCTCGAAACATGGATACAATCCTCTGACATTATTGACGGTTCCTGATTGGCTTTACCATCTCATGTCTTCCTATACGGGGGACCCTAATAGAGAGGATGTGAGTCGCTACCGGGCCAAGCTCAGCTCTCTAGGATACGAGACACGCGTATTGACCGCAAAAGTGGTTGGGTCGAATGCCGAAATTGTTCCGCACGTCGAACGTATCGAAAATCGAGTTCATTATGGAGACGAGCAGCTTGCGATCGTTTCATCTATTCGTCCAAAGCTTCTCGAACGTTATCGCCATCTGAGCGACGAAGACCTTCTACAAAGTGCGATATTCATTGACGCGCGAAAGGCAGGGACAAAGAAAGCTCAGCGTCGCTTTCAGGCATAA
- a CDS encoding hypothetical protein (product_source=Hypo-rule applied): MPERMSQTRAGGQRAEFYPGFIRQISSTGRVVGVWLLFLVCWPLNGFAIDCGFDAADVSHEFGLKKFVSSHSPRLVHSSPRSTALSEAIYQNTPGNSQGIPLGLSWDKDTSSTKTVMPAPCGWSALTGWAQVYQEAGAPVSPNKSSGTVQVQEFKTYVHLTNGTWVKVQDQAQAGIGGAHYVADFSGDANIPWHAQTLPDGSVSVDAPPVGYNDHFWPTVRGIYTPGTVDGVFVEAQMKTNDPNANLVAQLGADWWRNASARYVGLNVNNTAVGLNNWIKLTTQWQTLYYSSLSPEQLEADPPASLLNTMDNLRR, encoded by the coding sequence ATGCCGGAGCGCATGAGCCAGACTCGCGCAGGCGGACAACGAGCGGAATTTTATCCAGGATTTATACGTCAGATTTCGTCCACTGGTCGAGTTGTGGGGGTGTGGCTTCTTTTCTTAGTCTGCTGGCCCCTCAATGGTTTCGCCATCGATTGTGGTTTTGATGCTGCCGATGTTTCGCATGAGTTCGGCTTAAAAAAGTTCGTCTCTTCCCATTCGCCAAGGCTGGTGCATTCCTCTCCTCGATCAACCGCGTTGTCAGAAGCCATCTACCAAAATACGCCCGGCAATAGCCAAGGAATACCTCTCGGGCTTTCCTGGGATAAAGATACGTCCAGCACTAAAACGGTAATGCCAGCGCCATGTGGGTGGTCGGCTCTTACAGGATGGGCACAGGTTTATCAGGAGGCCGGAGCTCCGGTTAGCCCCAATAAGTCGAGCGGCACTGTGCAGGTACAGGAGTTCAAAACTTACGTTCACCTTACCAACGGAACTTGGGTCAAGGTACAAGATCAAGCGCAGGCCGGCATCGGTGGAGCCCATTACGTAGCGGACTTCTCTGGTGACGCAAATATTCCATGGCACGCGCAAACATTGCCGGATGGCAGTGTGTCCGTGGACGCTCCGCCGGTCGGATACAACGATCATTTTTGGCCCACCGTGCGCGGAATCTACACGCCCGGAACGGTCGATGGTGTCTTCGTTGAAGCGCAGATGAAGACCAACGATCCGAATGCGAATCTGGTTGCCCAGCTTGGCGCCGATTGGTGGCGAAACGCCAGTGCTCGATACGTGGGGTTGAACGTGAACAACACCGCTGTCGGTTTGAACAATTGGATTAAGCTGACGACGCAATGGCAAACGCTGTACTACTCATCGCTGAGTCCAGAGCAACTCGAAGCTGATCCGCCGGCCAGCCTGCTGAACACCATGGATAACCTCCGTCGATGA